In Dyadobacter subterraneus, a single genomic region encodes these proteins:
- a CDS encoding hybrid sensor histidine kinase/response regulator transcription factor, giving the protein MQRELSFHPEINFVMKDAAGQSAKQIEQIQQLIDQQVDLLIVSPNEAKKITPIVEKAYQKGIPVIILDRRTMSDQYTAYVGAENIEVGRTAGIYANNVLKGKGNVVEISELPGSSADIDRHKGFIETIKRFPKIHLVAKLDGNWDKYSFENKLTALLKSDRRMDFIYCQNDRRAITAFEICKKLGFEKRVKIIGVDGLNGKNEGIDLVDRAILNATIIYPTGGEESIRTAINILEKQPFKRENRLQSTLIDSSNVRIMKLQNQKVTAQQEDIERRQRKIEEQRAISENQSSIIYAISITLALALLFGALSFYSLRENRKINRRLEKQNHEILNQRDQISQMAEKATVEHEAKLKFFTNISHEFRTPLTLILAPVQDLLDNGKIKDSLVQQELNLIKKNAFRLLRLVNQLMDFRKIEGHKMMIRASEHNLISFLKDIMTSFEKTAVKRKIDFRLVTSEPKVIVWFDANMLDKVLFNLLSNAFKFTPDKGRIYIYVKIIGDGIKIVIEDNGKGMIPSEVEHAFEIFYQGEGSYKTLGTGLGLALSKELINLHHGTISVESQQNKETKFTIELPLGKAHFEPSEIWDEPTDEISLLRSMELPELEFTESQEIKPAVQHQHTVLLIEDNEELIRLVEQKLQENYLIVKSNNGEDGLKMAFDQIPDLIVCDIMLPGKDGLQVASVLKSDFRTSHIPIILLTAKSTTEQQIEGIQSGVDAYITKPFNLKFVDETIKTLLRNRSLLREHYTSELPIVTASAGNASKLDKKFVTAFTAYIEEHYGNSDLNVEDIAKDMGMSRVQLYRKVKALLGFSVNEYIQQIRLNKARYLLRRNDLTVADIAYSVGFSSPTYFSTAFKAKYNQTPLEYKNA; this is encoded by the coding sequence ATGCAGCGGGAACTGTCGTTTCATCCTGAAATTAACTTTGTGATGAAAGACGCAGCGGGGCAAAGTGCTAAACAAATTGAGCAGATTCAGCAGTTGATAGATCAGCAAGTAGATCTTCTAATCGTATCACCTAACGAGGCCAAAAAAATTACCCCCATAGTAGAAAAAGCTTATCAAAAAGGTATTCCAGTCATTATCCTCGACCGGCGAACCATGTCCGATCAATATACGGCTTATGTGGGCGCTGAAAATATTGAAGTAGGGAGAACAGCCGGAATTTATGCTAATAACGTACTTAAAGGAAAGGGTAATGTGGTAGAGATAAGTGAGCTGCCCGGATCTTCCGCGGACATTGACCGTCATAAAGGTTTTATAGAGACGATCAAAAGGTTTCCCAAAATTCATCTGGTAGCCAAGCTGGATGGCAACTGGGATAAATACTCGTTTGAGAATAAGCTGACGGCACTTTTAAAAAGTGATCGGCGGATGGATTTTATATACTGTCAGAATGACCGCCGGGCGATCACTGCTTTTGAAATATGTAAAAAACTGGGCTTTGAAAAACGTGTTAAGATTATCGGCGTCGACGGGCTTAATGGTAAAAATGAAGGCATTGATCTGGTTGACAGAGCTATTCTGAACGCCACCATTATTTACCCGACCGGTGGGGAAGAATCCATTCGCACTGCGATTAATATTTTGGAAAAACAGCCCTTCAAACGGGAAAACCGTTTGCAAAGTACACTGATCGATTCCTCAAACGTCAGAATCATGAAGCTGCAAAATCAGAAGGTGACCGCCCAGCAGGAAGATATCGAAAGAAGGCAGCGTAAAATCGAGGAACAACGAGCTATTTCTGAAAATCAGTCCAGTATTATCTATGCAATTTCCATTACCCTTGCGCTGGCTTTACTTTTCGGAGCTCTGTCTTTTTACTCGTTACGTGAAAACAGGAAAATCAACAGAAGACTTGAAAAACAGAATCATGAAATCCTGAATCAAAGAGATCAGATTTCACAAATGGCTGAAAAAGCAACCGTGGAGCATGAAGCCAAACTAAAATTTTTCACCAACATTTCTCATGAGTTCCGAACGCCTCTGACCTTGATTTTAGCACCGGTGCAGGATTTGCTGGACAATGGAAAAATTAAGGATTCGCTGGTTCAGCAGGAATTAAACCTGATTAAAAAAAATGCATTCCGGCTACTTCGCCTGGTGAACCAGCTGATGGACTTTAGAAAAATCGAAGGCCATAAAATGATGATCCGGGCCAGTGAGCATAATCTGATAAGCTTTTTAAAAGACATCATGACCTCGTTTGAAAAAACAGCAGTGAAAAGAAAAATTGATTTTCGCCTGGTCACCTCCGAGCCGAAAGTCATAGTTTGGTTTGATGCCAATATGCTGGACAAGGTGCTGTTTAACCTGCTTTCCAATGCTTTTAAGTTTACCCCGGACAAAGGACGTATATATATTTACGTTAAGATCATTGGTGATGGAATTAAAATTGTAATTGAAGACAACGGAAAGGGTATGATACCGTCAGAGGTTGAGCACGCTTTCGAAATCTTCTATCAGGGAGAGGGCAGTTACAAGACGCTCGGTACCGGTTTGGGACTGGCCCTTTCAAAAGAGCTCATTAATTTGCATCACGGAACAATTTCAGTAGAAAGTCAGCAGAATAAAGAGACAAAATTTACCATTGAACTCCCCCTTGGAAAAGCTCATTTTGAGCCGAGCGAAATATGGGATGAGCCGACTGACGAGATATCGCTCCTGAGAAGTATGGAGCTGCCCGAACTTGAATTCACTGAATCACAGGAAATAAAACCAGCCGTGCAGCATCAACACACCGTATTGCTGATTGAAGATAATGAGGAGCTGATTCGTCTGGTGGAACAAAAACTGCAAGAAAATTATCTGATCGTTAAATCAAATAATGGAGAAGATGGTTTAAAAATGGCTTTTGACCAGATTCCGGATCTTATTGTTTGTGATATAATGCTGCCAGGAAAGGATGGTCTGCAGGTGGCATCCGTATTAAAATCGGATTTCCGCACCTCACACATACCGATCATTTTATTGACAGCGAAAAGTACAACCGAGCAGCAGATTGAAGGCATACAGTCCGGCGTCGATGCGTACATCACGAAACCTTTTAATCTAAAATTTGTCGATGAAACTATAAAAACGCTGCTGCGAAACCGCTCCCTACTTCGTGAACATTATACCAGCGAGTTGCCGATCGTGACAGCATCTGCTGGTAATGCAAGTAAACTCGATAAGAAATTTGTCACCGCATTTACCGCATACATTGAGGAGCATTATGGAAATTCTGATCTGAACGTGGAGGATATTGCCAAAGATATGGGCATGTCTCGTGTGCAGCTTTATAGAAAAGTCAAGGCGCTGCTTGGTTTTAGTGTGAATGAATACATCCAGCAAATTCGTTTAAACAAAGCGCGTTATTTACTCAGACGAAATGATCTGACTGTGGCCGATATTGCTTACAGCGTCGGCTTCTCCTCACCCACTTACTTCTCAACCGCCTTCAAAGCCAAGTATAACCAGACGCCTTTGGAATACAAAAACGCGTGA
- a CDS encoding GlxA family transcriptional regulator — MSLAQQVIFVIPPYVHVLDLSGPVQVFYEAADYGAPYQLRYCSFQNQVMSSSGLPMGSVQYFTELQPQRGDLIFIPGMDMHYIRSEAFRAQQDFLDWLFAQHHKGVVICSVCTGAFILAQTGLLNGRKCTTHWKRVEELQKTYPQILAQHDRLFVSDGGVYTSAGITAGIDMALAILEEQHGPLFASKIARELVVYLRRGPEHSQKSVYLDYRNHMNVAVHQLQDWLIANLKTRFTLDVLAEVAGMSTRNLTRTFRKETGISIHEYTTLLRLELARTLKHNPGMTMEAIAEKCGFQDARQLRRIWQKDELKINTRSFIST; from the coding sequence ATGTCACTAGCCCAACAAGTCATATTTGTAATACCACCCTATGTACACGTCTTAGATCTGAGCGGACCTGTTCAGGTTTTTTACGAAGCCGCTGATTATGGTGCTCCATATCAATTACGGTATTGCTCTTTCCAAAACCAGGTAATGAGCTCATCAGGACTGCCGATGGGGTCTGTTCAGTACTTTACGGAGTTGCAGCCTCAACGTGGTGATCTGATCTTTATCCCGGGTATGGATATGCACTACATACGATCAGAAGCGTTCAGAGCACAGCAGGATTTCCTTGACTGGCTTTTTGCCCAGCATCACAAGGGCGTTGTCATATGTTCGGTCTGCACAGGCGCGTTTATATTGGCTCAAACTGGCCTTCTGAATGGCCGGAAATGCACTACCCACTGGAAGCGGGTTGAGGAATTGCAAAAAACCTATCCGCAAATTTTAGCCCAGCACGATCGTTTATTCGTTAGCGATGGCGGTGTTTATACCAGCGCCGGAATTACGGCTGGAATAGACATGGCACTTGCGATTCTGGAAGAACAGCATGGACCATTGTTTGCCTCCAAAATAGCCCGTGAGCTTGTCGTTTATTTACGCCGCGGCCCTGAACATTCTCAGAAAAGCGTTTACCTTGATTACCGTAATCACATGAACGTAGCGGTTCACCAGTTGCAGGACTGGCTGATTGCTAACCTAAAAACCAGGTTTACTTTGGACGTACTCGCGGAAGTAGCCGGCATGAGTACCCGCAACCTGACGAGGACATTCCGAAAAGAGACGGGAATCTCTATTCATGAATACACCACGCTGTTGCGGCTTGAACTGGCCCGTACCTTAAAGCACAATCCTGGCATGACCATGGAAGCGATTGCAGAGAAGTGTGGTTTTCAGGATGCACGGCAGCTACGCCGAATCTGGCAGAAAGACGAGCTTAAAATCAACACAAGATCATTTATTTCAACTTAA
- a CDS encoding sugar porter family MFS transporter — protein MKNSKVLVWSIVVALGGFLFGFDTAVISGAEKAIQILWKLTAVQHGFTVSIALIGTVIGAMLGGIPADRLGRKKTLFWIAVLYLVSSLGSALSNDWYLFLLFRFLGGLGVGASSVAAPLYISEISPAKSRGKMVGLFQFNVVFGILIAYFSNYFMQDLGEHAWRWMLGIQAVPSIIFLLAILYVPESPRWLVMKKGKLDEARRILGLIDPKNSEETLSDILKSTNDRQSQPKAKLFSATYKTPAGLAVMFAIFNQVSGINAIIYYSPRIFEMTGLGTKSAFLSSAGIGLVNFAFTLLAINFIDRFGRRTLMLIGSVGLIVTLSLVARAFFIEDFSGVPIFLFVYIAFFAFSQGAVIWVFISEIFPNEVRANGQALGSFTHWFMAAVVAFSFPIISEYLGGGITFSFFAVMMVFQLIFVWRVMPETKGTSLERLEKTMVLH, from the coding sequence ATGAAGAATAGCAAAGTTTTAGTTTGGTCAATTGTTGTGGCACTGGGAGGTTTTCTCTTTGGATTCGACACAGCGGTGATCTCAGGAGCAGAAAAAGCGATCCAGATTTTATGGAAACTCACAGCCGTCCAGCACGGCTTCACCGTATCTATCGCTCTGATCGGCACAGTCATCGGGGCCATGCTTGGCGGTATTCCGGCCGACAGACTTGGCAGAAAAAAGACTTTATTTTGGATTGCGGTATTATATCTTGTATCATCTCTGGGTTCAGCTTTATCTAATGACTGGTATTTGTTTCTTTTGTTTAGGTTTTTGGGTGGTCTTGGCGTAGGCGCTTCCTCGGTTGCAGCACCTTTGTACATATCTGAAATTTCTCCCGCCAAATCACGTGGAAAAATGGTAGGACTGTTTCAGTTCAATGTGGTTTTTGGTATTCTGATCGCCTACTTTTCCAATTATTTCATGCAGGATCTCGGCGAACATGCCTGGCGGTGGATGCTGGGTATACAGGCTGTCCCGTCAATAATTTTCCTTCTAGCAATCCTGTACGTACCGGAAAGCCCGCGCTGGCTGGTCATGAAAAAAGGAAAACTTGATGAAGCAAGGCGAATACTGGGTTTGATTGATCCAAAAAACAGCGAAGAAACGTTGTCTGATATTCTAAAGAGCACCAACGACAGGCAAAGTCAACCAAAAGCGAAATTATTCTCTGCCACATACAAAACACCAGCCGGACTGGCCGTGATGTTTGCAATCTTTAACCAGGTATCAGGCATTAACGCAATTATTTATTATAGTCCGCGTATTTTTGAAATGACCGGTCTTGGCACGAAGTCGGCTTTTCTTTCCTCCGCAGGAATAGGGCTGGTAAACTTTGCATTTACATTACTGGCCATTAATTTTATTGACCGCTTCGGTAGACGTACGCTGATGCTGATCGGTTCTGTCGGACTGATCGTTACACTAAGTCTTGTTGCCCGCGCCTTTTTTATTGAGGATTTTTCAGGCGTCCCTATTTTCCTTTTTGTTTACATTGCCTTCTTCGCTTTTTCACAAGGCGCCGTGATTTGGGTATTTATTTCGGAAATCTTCCCCAATGAAGTACGTGCAAACGGTCAGGCGCTAGGAAGTTTTACGCATTGGTTTATGGCCGCAGTTGTTGCCTTCTCATTTCCTATCATCTCTGAATATCTGGGCGGCGGTATCACCTTTTCCTTTTTTGCGGTCATGATGGTTTTTCAGCTCATTTTCGTCTGGCGCGTGATGCCGGAAACAAAAGGAACCTCTCTTGAGCGCCTTGAAAAAACAATGGTTTTACACTAA
- a CDS encoding AEC family transporter has translation MKILFKLYAELLPILALIPAGYFLKKKFNIKPEYVSTPLIKFLLPILVFFNMLDAEAEKLYILPIFTLILAFGMAQVARLAQKRLASDFDPLLLSASFSFFNIAFFGIPTVSALFGDDKVSTLICVYLGSALYGDTIGYFQVAKTKFDTTEAFKQVMKIPFLYVFVAGIIAKFAGMKTPDAIEGGLKFISLSVSCAGMLIVGFQLAAVEIKEIKIVYYLKLIGVRTVAAMLIMAILIFLEYSLVNSLQQDDYKMLLLVSVFPVATNVTVFASFLDAEQQKPALIVAISALISLVLVSVGALLIV, from the coding sequence GTGAAAATACTATTTAAATTATACGCTGAACTCTTGCCTATTTTGGCTCTGATCCCTGCGGGATATTTCCTAAAAAAAAAGTTTAACATTAAACCGGAATATGTCAGTACGCCGTTGATTAAGTTTTTGCTACCGATTCTTGTTTTCTTTAACATGCTGGATGCGGAAGCTGAAAAACTTTACATTCTTCCTATATTTACTTTGATTCTTGCATTTGGCATGGCCCAGGTTGCCAGACTGGCTCAAAAAAGACTGGCTTCTGACTTTGATCCTTTGCTTCTGAGTGCCTCTTTTTCATTTTTTAATATTGCGTTTTTTGGTATTCCTACTGTGAGCGCTCTATTCGGGGATGATAAAGTAAGTACGCTGATCTGTGTTTATCTGGGCTCGGCGCTCTATGGGGATACGATAGGTTATTTTCAGGTTGCCAAAACAAAATTTGATACCACAGAGGCATTTAAGCAGGTGATGAAGATACCGTTCCTTTATGTTTTTGTTGCAGGTATCATTGCAAAATTCGCAGGAATGAAGACGCCTGATGCCATCGAAGGCGGGTTGAAATTTATCAGTCTGAGCGTCTCATGTGCCGGCATGCTTATCGTAGGTTTCCAGCTGGCGGCTGTGGAGATTAAAGAAATCAAAATAGTTTATTACCTTAAATTAATCGGTGTTAGAACAGTGGCAGCTATGCTGATCATGGCGATTTTGATATTTTTAGAATACAGCCTTGTTAATAGCTTGCAGCAAGATGACTATAAAATGCTTCTTCTGGTTTCTGTTTTTCCTGTCGCTACCAATGTAACAGTCTTTGCATCATTTCTTGATGCAGAGCAGCAAAAACCTGCGCTCATTGTGGCGATCTCTGCTTTGATATCCCTTGTGCTAGTATCAGTTGGGGCCTTACTTATTGTGTAA
- a CDS encoding DJ-1/PfpI family protein: MKSIHNYRFYLFTACWLAIACGPVSARKVGPNEKPLAYYCTPCGKGCDLERHEKSGNCQHCGMPLIKRSITLSDSLKQDQKQAKKRNVAIFIHNGVEILDFAGPSEVFASTEGFNVYTVSLSKEPIISQGFIKITPTYSLTDCPKPDIVVLPGGETGPFIENKPLIEWIKSSSTHAEVMLSVCTGAGLLAKAGLLDGKQATTFHSYIEPLQRATPNARILSDTRFVDNGQIITTAGVSAGIDGALHVVAKLKGNVIATQTARYMEYDKWKPEEGLIVKQSDN; encoded by the coding sequence ATGAAAAGCATTCACAATTACCGGTTTTATTTGTTCACAGCTTGCTGGCTTGCCATCGCATGTGGTCCAGTTTCGGCAAGGAAAGTGGGCCCAAACGAAAAGCCACTGGCCTATTATTGTACGCCCTGTGGGAAGGGATGTGATCTGGAAAGGCACGAAAAGTCTGGCAATTGCCAGCATTGCGGGATGCCACTGATAAAACGCAGTATTACCCTTTCAGATTCACTAAAGCAAGATCAGAAGCAAGCTAAAAAAAGAAATGTGGCCATATTCATTCATAATGGCGTCGAGATTCTGGATTTTGCAGGACCCAGCGAGGTCTTTGCTTCGACCGAAGGGTTTAATGTCTACACAGTTTCGCTATCCAAAGAACCAATCATCAGTCAGGGATTTATTAAAATAACACCTACCTATAGCCTGACGGATTGTCCCAAACCTGATATTGTGGTTTTACCTGGCGGGGAAACCGGCCCTTTCATCGAAAATAAACCGCTGATTGAGTGGATTAAAAGCTCATCAACCCACGCTGAAGTGATGCTGTCAGTTTGTACCGGTGCCGGGCTGCTGGCCAAAGCAGGACTGCTCGATGGTAAACAGGCTACTACCTTTCATTCTTATATTGAGCCGCTGCAACGGGCGACACCCAATGCCAGGATTCTGAGTGACACCCGTTTTGTCGACAACGGACAAATCATTACCACCGCAGGTGTTTCGGCGGGTATCGATGGCGCCTTGCATGTGGTTGCGAAATTAAAAGGTAATGTCATAGCCACCCAAACGGCTCGCTATATGGAGTATGATAAATGGAAGCCTGAGGAAGGCTTGATTGTGAAGCAATCGGATAACTAA
- a CDS encoding carbohydrate kinase family protein, producing MTPSIVIFGEMLWDMLPSGKQPGGAPMNVAIHLKNFGLNPTFISRVGTDDLGVELTDYLNRKGLSTEFVQIGETHLTGIVKVNLTDKTEVAYKIVQPVAWDYIQPDPGVDAVVAKSDVFLYGSLAVRNQQTKDTLYHLLEKAPLKVFDVNLRPPHYDRQTVEYLLSKADIVKVNEHELAIVAGWYGILPDPQTQMKFLADKFKLQTICLTLGANGAVVLDQDGFTSQGGYEVQVQDTIGSGDSFLAMFLKHILAGSPVSLALKNACAVGAMVATYQGATPSISDIELEEFLNN from the coding sequence ATGACACCTTCTATTGTAATTTTTGGAGAAATGCTCTGGGATATGCTTCCATCCGGTAAACAACCCGGAGGGGCGCCCATGAATGTGGCGATTCATTTAAAAAACTTTGGCCTGAACCCTACCTTCATCAGCCGTGTAGGAACAGACGATCTGGGTGTAGAACTGACCGATTATCTTAACCGGAAAGGCTTGTCAACAGAATTTGTGCAGATCGGAGAAACGCATTTAACCGGGATTGTCAAAGTAAACCTTACCGATAAAACAGAAGTGGCCTATAAAATCGTCCAGCCCGTTGCCTGGGATTATATCCAGCCCGACCCAGGGGTGGATGCAGTAGTGGCCAAATCCGATGTTTTTTTATACGGAAGTCTGGCCGTCAGAAATCAGCAGACCAAAGACACCCTGTATCATTTGCTGGAAAAAGCACCGCTGAAAGTATTTGATGTAAATCTGCGTCCTCCGCATTATGACCGTCAGACGGTAGAATATTTACTCTCCAAAGCGGACATCGTCAAAGTCAATGAGCATGAGCTGGCCATCGTTGCCGGGTGGTATGGAATCCTTCCCGATCCACAGACGCAGATGAAATTTCTGGCTGACAAATTTAAGCTTCAAACGATCTGTCTGACACTGGGCGCTAATGGCGCGGTAGTACTTGACCAGGATGGTTTCACAAGCCAGGGCGGATATGAAGTGCAAGTGCAGGATACGATCGGCAGCGGGGATTCATTTCTGGCCATGTTTCTCAAACATATCCTGGCCGGTTCACCTGTTTCATTGGCACTGAAAAATGCTTGTGCTGTGGGCGCTATGGTCGCTACCTATCAGGGCGCAACCCCCTCTATTTCAGATATCGAACTTGAAGAATTCCTTAATAACTAA
- a CDS encoding FAD/NAD(P)-binding protein, which translates to MNSTNITIIGGGACGISLFIELFLQLRIAGIHQDISISIIEENEQVGKGLAFGTRQPGHILNTQAQLMGIHHAEPTHFSDWLKEHNIRVENEVVDNQGQDEAFTTRRLYGDYLQEQFDYYFELAKKEGMKVTLLQASAIELSQLSNTFQIKLSDGNAINCKYLVLALGTPVSNLYGELLEYKNYFDSPWPSSKIIESLPKDKPVAILGSSLSAIDALMTLADNDHKGKITFYSLDGLLPRVQVEKPEPYECQYLTLSNIHKIQRTKLRSPFVSELFRLFIKEAEHFSGKKIDWEKVARKEKSAQQCLKEDIAISKAGGDALINIPYALRYESSPIWNLLDEPAKMKFKKWLGNYWAINRHCMPMVNALRIEKLFNSGQLDVVSALDDVSYDKSNQNFILSYQNKSDKFEYLINATGPAAAVKDMKSDLIQNLAQSGLIEPEKTGGVKINTETMQLIQKGKSVPNFYALGHLANGRLLDVNAVWFNVKTIGNLSHHLIHTILSENTI; encoded by the coding sequence GTGAATTCTACAAACATTACAATCATCGGTGGAGGTGCCTGCGGAATCTCCTTATTCATTGAACTATTTTTACAATTACGTATTGCAGGTATTCATCAGGACATATCTATTAGTATTATTGAAGAAAATGAGCAGGTCGGAAAGGGGCTGGCCTTTGGAACCAGGCAACCCGGACATATACTCAATACCCAGGCGCAGCTTATGGGCATTCACCATGCAGAACCGACCCATTTTAGTGACTGGTTAAAAGAGCACAACATACGTGTGGAGAATGAGGTGGTGGATAACCAGGGACAGGATGAGGCCTTTACTACCCGCAGGCTTTATGGGGATTACCTTCAGGAGCAATTCGATTATTATTTCGAGCTGGCAAAAAAAGAAGGCATGAAAGTAACACTGCTCCAAGCCAGCGCTATTGAACTATCTCAACTGAGTAACACTTTTCAAATTAAGCTTTCGGATGGAAATGCGATAAATTGTAAGTATCTCGTGCTTGCGCTGGGAACACCTGTTTCCAACCTTTATGGTGAACTGCTTGAGTATAAGAATTACTTTGATTCACCCTGGCCTTCTTCGAAAATAATTGAAAGTTTGCCAAAAGATAAGCCTGTTGCCATACTGGGCTCCAGTTTAAGTGCCATTGATGCACTGATGACGCTTGCCGACAATGATCACAAGGGAAAAATCACCTTTTATTCCTTGGACGGACTTCTCCCCAGGGTTCAGGTTGAAAAGCCAGAGCCTTACGAGTGTCAATACCTGACTTTAAGTAACATTCATAAAATTCAGCGTACAAAATTACGAAGTCCGTTTGTCAGCGAGCTTTTCAGGCTCTTCATAAAGGAGGCTGAGCATTTTTCCGGAAAGAAAATAGACTGGGAAAAGGTAGCCCGGAAGGAAAAATCTGCTCAGCAATGCTTAAAAGAAGATATTGCTATTTCCAAAGCTGGCGGCGATGCGCTCATCAACATTCCCTACGCCTTACGATATGAAAGCTCTCCGATCTGGAATCTTCTTGACGAGCCGGCCAAGATGAAATTCAAGAAGTGGCTGGGAAATTACTGGGCAATCAACCGCCATTGCATGCCGATGGTCAACGCTTTGCGTATTGAAAAATTATTTAACAGTGGTCAGCTTGATGTCGTATCAGCACTTGATGATGTGAGCTACGACAAATCGAATCAAAATTTCATACTTTCTTATCAAAATAAATCGGACAAGTTTGAGTACCTAATCAATGCAACCGGACCGGCCGCAGCAGTTAAGGACATGAAATCCGACCTGATCCAGAATCTGGCACAATCTGGTCTTATTGAGCCCGAAAAAACCGGTGGTGTCAAAATCAATACAGAAACCATGCAGCTTATTCAGAAAGGCAAATCTGTCCCCAATTTTTATGCACTTGGCCACCTGGCAAATGGTCGTCTTCTTGATGTAAATGCAGTCTGGTTCAATGTAAAAACGATTGGGAACTTAAGCCATCATCTTATCCATACGATTTTAAGTGAAAATACTATTTAA